From the genome of Lotus japonicus ecotype B-129 chromosome 6, LjGifu_v1.2, one region includes:
- the LOC130722090 gene encoding pumilio homolog 6, chloroplastic-like, giving the protein MATESPIRISEAGGKWPSHKEAATFGQPSHNMVTEDLGILLKGHRFHGRGHDVAPNRSGSAPPSMEGSFLAIENLLHQQNTTENTSLTTLSRAVQNCESEEQLRASPAYLAYYSSNVNLNPRLPPPLTSWENRHLGHHIGSFRDNGRFSSDHGSKSSLSTHKEEPEDDSPKRPYESELVKTTGVWHRPGAASLTSQHKNAVDLIQEDFPRTMSPVYNKSPSASHGLVDKSVDSEAGSSSSHEASNSAVDSAQPTADEGDIRLSSSFDTHAPVASSSSLESTASMGFSDLNVATIESQLKALSVSNLPNPESLSYEEKWKTIYQNNLMQRQVFPQQNNPYEVPSANSQSVNSAYVVREQFPQNSGKFPDVQPLLQSSGFTPPLYATAAAYMTSANPFYTNMQAPGIYTPQYVGGYTLNPTAIPQYITAYPPHGAVPLVDGASSSRYTPLTPGVSTGGSISHGAEMVHANKYLGQFGYPMQPSFGDPYYMQYHQQPLMEGYGISGHFDPLAPRASDASQTSPYDSQKRPSTGAYLDDKRILDQRTGANINSRKGGSLTPSYFGHMPNMGFVMQYPNSPLPSPAFSGYPEGTLGLPGGRNEMKLSPASGRNGGILSGWQGQRSFDSAHDPKIVNFLEELKSGKGRRFELSDIIGHIVEFSADQHGSRFIQQKLETCGVEDKALVFKEVLPRASKLMTDVFGNYVIQKFFEYGSPEQRRELADQLAGQILPLSLQMYGCRVIQKALEVIDHDQKAQLVRELDGNVMRCVRDQNGNHVIQKCIESIPTKKIGFILSAFHGQVANLSMHPYGCRVIQRVLEHCTDEVQCQFIVDEILESVCALAQDQYGNYVTQHVLERGKPQERSQIIGKLSGHIVQLSQHKFASNVVEKCLVYGDVPERESLIAEIIGQDEQNNNLLTMMKDQFANYVVQKVIDLCSENQRATLLSHIRVHAQALKKYTYGKHIVARLEQQFEEDQSPSS; this is encoded by the exons ATGGCAACTGAAAGTCCAATTAGAATCTCAGAAGCTGGGGGTAAGTGGCCGTCTCATAAGGAAGCTGCAACTTTTGGTCAACCATCTCATAACATGGTGACTGAGGATTTGGGTATACTTTTGAAGGGCCATAGGTTCCATGGCAGGGGACACGATGTTGCACCCAATCGCAGTGGCAGTGCACCTCCCAGCATGGAAGGTTCATTTCTGGCCATAGAAAACCTATTACACCAGCAAAACACCACCGAGAATACAAGTTTGACAACGCTAAGCAGAGCTGTGCAAAATTGTGAGTCTGAAGAACAATTACGAGCCAGTCCAGCTTATTTGGCATATTACAGTTCCAATGTCAACCTAAACCCTAGACTTCCTCCCCCGCTTACATCCTGGGAAAATCGCCATCTAGGGCATCATATTGGTAGTTTTAGAGATAATGGGAGGTTTTCTTCTGATCATGGCAgtaaaagttctctttcaacaCACAAGGAAGAACCCGAGGATGATTCACCCAAACGGCCATATGAAAGTGAATTAGTTAAAACAACTGGAGTATGGCATAGACCAGGTGCAGCTTCATTGACATCACAGCACAAAAATGCAGTTGATCTAATTCAG GAAGATTTTCCTCGCACCATGTCACCTGTATATAACAAGTCTCCTTCTGCAAGTCATGGACTGGTGGATAAATCAGTTGACTCAGAAGCCGGTTCTAGCTCTTCTCATGAGGCCTCTAATAGTGCTGTAGATTCTGCCCAACCTACAGCAGATGAAGGTGATATAAGGTTGTCATCAAGTTTTGATACCCATGCCCCAGTCGCAAGCTCATCATCACTTGAATCTACAGCCAGCATGGGTTTTAGTGACTTGAATGTTGCTACTATTGAGTCTCAACTAAAGGCTCTTAGTGTATCTAATCTACCAAATCCAGAAAGCCTGAGTTATGAAGAAAAATGGAAGACCATCTACCAGAACAATTTGATGCAACGCCAGGTATTCCCGCAACAAAACAATCCATATGAAGTTCCTAGTGCCAATTCTCAAAGTGTAAACTCTGCCTACGTTGTTAGGGAACAGTTTCCTCAAAATTCAGGCAAGTTCCCAGATGTCCAACCACTACTGCAGTCATCTGGGTTTACACCTCCCCTATATGCCACAGCAGCAGCTTATATGACCTCAGCAAATCCATTTTATACTAATATGCAGGCCCCAGGCATATATACTCCACAATATGTTGGAGGGTACACTTTAAATCCTACAGCTATTCCTCAGTATATTACTGCATACCCTCCTCATGGTGCTGTGCCACTTGTTGATGGGGCCTCTAGTTCCAGATACACCCCATTAACACCAGGGGTTTCAACTGGTGGAAGCATTTCACATGGAGCTGAAATGGTACATGCAAACAAGTACCTTGGGCAATTTGGATATCCTATGCAGCCTTCTTTTGGTGATCCTTATTACATGCAGTATCATCAGCAACCTTTAATGGAGGGATATGGTATTTCTGGTCATTTTGACCCACTGGCACCTAGAGCAAGTGATGCTAGCCAAACTAGTCCGTATGATTCTCAAAAAAGGCCTAGTACTGGTGCTTATTTAGATGATAAAAGAATACTTGATCAAAGAACTGGTGCTAATATTAACTCAAGAAAAGGTGGATCATTGACTCCTAGTTATTTTGGGCATATGCCAAACATGGGTTTTGTAATGCAGTATCCAAATTCCCCACTTCCTAGTCCAGCTTTCTCGGGATATCCAGAAGGAACTCTTGGCCTTCCAGGAGGTagaaatgaaatgaaactttCCCCAGCTTCTGGTAGAAATGGAGGCATATTATCTGGATGGCAAGGTCAGAGGTCCTTTGACAGTGCTCATGACCCCAAAATTGTTAATTTTCTTGAAGAGTTAAAATCTGGCAAAGGTCGTAGATTTGAGCTATCTGATATTATTGGACATATTGTTGAATTTAG CGCTGATCAGCATGGGAGTCGATTTATACAGCAGAAGTTGGAAACTTGTGGTGTTGAAGACAAGGCATTGGTGTTCAAAGAGGTTCTCCCACGTGCTTCTAAACTAATGACTGATGTATTTGGTAACTACGTAATACAGAAG TTTTTTGAGTATGGAAGCCCTGAGCAGAGGAGGGAACTTGCAGATCAACTGGCTGGTCAGATACTGCCTTTAAGTCTGCAGATGTATGGCTGTCGTGTGATCCAAAAG GCACTTGAGGTTATTGATCATGATCAGAAAGCTCAGCTTGTTCGTGAGCTAGATGGAAATGTTATGAGATGTGTTCGTGACCAGAATGGGAACCATGTAATACAAAAGTGCATTGAATCTAttccaacaaaaaaaattggctTTATTCTATCTGCATTCCATGGTCAAGTTGCTAATCTATCAATGCATCCTTATGGTTGCCGAGTCATACAG AGAGTTCTAGAGCATTGTACAGATGAGGTTCAGTGTCAGTTTATTGTGGATGAAATCTTGGAATCAGTTTGTGCTCTTGCTCAGGACCAGTATGGTAATTATGTTACCCAG CATGTGTTGGAGAGAGGAAAGCCTCAAGAAAGGAGCCAAATTATTGGCAAGCTGTCAGGACATATTGTTCAATTAAGCCAGCATAAGTTTGCTTCGAATGTTGTCGAGAAGTGCTTGGTGTATGGTGATGTCCCAGAGCGGGAATCGTTGATTGCAGAGATTATTGGACAGGATGagcaaaataataatttattg ACAATGATGAAAGACCAATTTGCGAACTATGTGGTCCAGAAAGTTATTGATCTCTGTTCAGAAAATCAACGAGCAACGTTGCTTTCTCACATAAGAGTTCATGCTCAGGCTTTGAAGAAATACACTTATGGAAAACACATCGTGGCTCGGTTGGAACAGCAATTTGAAG AGGATCAATCACCCAGTTCATGA
- the LOC130723405 gene encoding protein NUCLEOLAR FACTOR 1 — protein MKTPQSNPNLKRKRKEGKSEKKKKESRRKEKRKNDDVPESRSMLKDVHDDGEGFDDESPRSNLVETVQQDPDNSNSGLIEGSETEDGVEFSDLDEEDIEINGPLTSEDSVQLSSFYLHLHHILSKEEIDSQKNWKYSWEIPAIGMTNCKWTGTGDNFLKDMNTNSYDGLKARLYEHWMDINKTSGVDLSKQKMLFSLCSSYRDILYCNKRPFYLKGPDDTNTMDAYIMHSLNHVFRTRDCVKKNDSKLNRLEENADTDRFRDQGFTRPKVLIVLPLASIVYRVVKRLIQLTPSDYKVNVEYMDRFATKFGSEEHEDGSGDDLESHNAKPQKSSKPADFQLLLEGNNEDDFMIGIKFTRKTIKLFSDFHTSDIIIASALSLANKIEEAGNDKEKDVDFLSSIEVLIIDHADVIAMQNWSHVHTVIEHLNCLPSKQPRTDVMRIRPWYLDEHARFYRQTVILGFYSNPDINASFNHQCFNYEGKVKLMCEYKGVLHKVLPEIRQAYERFNVDSIVDADDARFDYFVKKVFPRIKDSDQGGIMLFINSYFEFVRIRNFLKSQNASFCLLGEYTKQSDISRARLWFYEGSRKIMLYTERSHFYHRYKIRGVKNLIIYSLPERKEFYPEIVNMLDGSDGMPCTALFSCLDKFRLERIVGTTVAKRMVTAEKGVFVFCH, from the exons ATGAAGACTCCACAATCTAATCCTAACTTGAAAAG gaaaagaaaagaaggtaaaagtgagaagaaaaagaaagagagtagaaggaaggagaaaaggaaaaatgatgATGTCCCTGAATCTCGTAGCATGTTGAAGGATGTCCATGATGATGGAGAAG GGTTTGATGATGAGTCTCCAAGAAGCAATCTTGTGGAAACTGTGCAGCAAGATCCTGATAACAGTAATTCTGGATTGATAGAAGGTTCTGAAACTGAAGATGGTGTTGAGTTTTCTGATTTAGATGAAGAGGATATTGAAATTAATGGTCCGCTTACATCTGAGGATTCAGTGCAATTGAG ctctttttatttacatttgCACCATATTTTatcaaaagaagaaattgaCAGTCAAAAGAACTGGAAATATAGCTGGGAGATACCAGCTATTGGTATGACAAATTGCAAATGGACAGGAACTGGAGATAATTTTTTGAAG GATATGAATACCAATTCTTATGATGGTCTGAAGGCAAGGCTGTATGAGCATTGGATGGATATCAACAAGACATCTGGAGTTGATTTATCTAAACAAAAGATGTTGTTTTCCCTTT GTAGCAGCTACCGGGATATACTTTACTGTAACAAGAGGCCATTCTATCTCAAAGGCCCTGATGACACAAACACAATGGATGCATACATAATGCACTCT CTCAATCATGTCTTCAGAACTAGAGACTGTGTGAAAAAGAATGATTCCAAACTGAATAGGCTTGAAGAGAATGCTGATACTGATAGATTTCGAGATCAAGGTTTTACTCGTCCTAAG GTTTTAATTGTATTGCCACTGGCAAGTATTGTTTACCGTGTAGTAAAGAGGCTTATACAGCTTACACCTTCAGATTACAAG GTCAATGTTGAGTACATGGATCGTTTTGCCACTAAATTTGGAAGTGAAGAGCATGAAGATGGCAGTGGAGATGACCTGGAGTCTCATAATGCAAAACCTCAGAAGTCATCCAAACCGGCTGACTTTCAATTACTTCTTGAGGGCAACAATGAGGATGACTTTATGATTGGCATTAAATTTACTAG GAAGACAATCAAGTTGTTTAGTGATTTCCATACCTCTGACATCATTATTGCTTCAGCACTTTCCTTGGCTAAT AAAATTGAAGAGGCTGGCAATGATAAGGAAAAAGATGTAGACTTTCTTTCATCTATcgaa GTTCTGATTATTGATCATGCAGACGTAATAGCAATGCAG AATTGGTCGCACGTGCATACAGTTATTGAACATTTGAACTGCTTGCCATCTAAGCAGCCCAGAACAGACGTTATGCGCATTAGGCCATG GTATCTTGATGAGCATGCCAGATTTTACAGGCAAACAGTAATCCTGGGTTTCTATTCAAATCCAG ATATAAATGCCTCATTCAATCACCAATGTTTTAATTATGAAGGGAAG GTGAAGTTGATGTGTGAatataaaggtgttctacacaaAGTGCTACCTGAAATACGACAG GCTTATGAACGGTTTAATGTAGACTCAATAGTAGATGCTGATGATGCCCGTTTTGATTATTTTGTTAAGAAG GTTTTTCCAAGAATAAAAGATTCTGATCAG GGAGGGATTATGCTATTTATCAATTCTTACTTTGAATTTGTGCGGATCCGAAATTTTTTAAAGTCACAGAATGCCTCCTTTTGTCTGCTTGGGGA GTATACAAAACAAAGTGATATTTCTCGTGCGCGTCTTTGGTTCTATGAAGGAAGCAGAAAAATCATGCTTTACACAGAGAGATCTCATTTTTACCACAGATACAAG ATTCGTGGGGTTAAGAATCTAATCATTTATTCGCTCCCAGAGAGGAAGGAGTTTTACCCTGAG ATTGTAAATATGCTTGATGGATCTGATGGTATGCCATGCACGGCCCTTTTTTCTTGCCTTGACAAGTTTCGG CTGGAAAGAATTGTTGGAACTACTGTGGCGAAGAGGATGGTGACTGCAGAGAAAggcgtttttgttttttgtcatTAG